One Stigmatopora nigra isolate UIUO_SnigA chromosome 1, RoL_Snig_1.1, whole genome shotgun sequence DNA segment encodes these proteins:
- the tas1r2.2 gene encoding taste receptor type 1 member 2.2, translating into MSTKRMCFLSSLYLIGYFLPAWTLSPCNSQFKLNGDYLIGGLFDIHQSSSVSQERPEAIHCSSQTFSLSSYRRFQLMRFSVEQINNSTELLPNVALGYKIFDHCSVSQNFPGVFDLISANGLIKPWSEEKLNLSADSKVIGVVGPYTSTDVLTVAPLFLMDLIPLVSYGAASSAFSEKAKYSSFLRTVHSNKAIIKVIVAIMEHFKWQWVAFLNSNDAYGNDGLELFRRMIKETDICLALALQVNHMSNYSEMFQKIQVHKIKTIVVFAPKMLAEALIESAVRLGVQDKVWLAVDTWSLNEKLPKMKDIEKIGTVLGVSQTVLKIPGFSEFLLASQSKSHCDKVEELQFCNQICNCSNLTVRDIISLDPSYSFSVYSAVYAIAHALHNVLKCEKHTCQRNNSVLPYKVLVELKKSNFTLLNQHIHFDAYGDPKFGSYSIVSWKRNGQIEEIGLYQFQSSFNFFIDETKIQWHGNTKVPTSRCSDVCPVGFAKKQDGIHKCCFTCEECPAGTYINITENAYTCVDCKDTEWSSEASTSCTLRDVEYLSSKDPGSIFIIAATLLLLALVVTISVIFALNFNTPVVKSAGGYMCFLILACHSLGSLSIIFFFGKPSISACILRFFPYSLLYSVCLACFLVRAFQIICIFKMATKFPKLHRWWVKYHGQWFVVVGAFTIQSALNLIAISVATPIPYNDTFWARDKIILSCYLSAEATSGPILFYMFLSILCFIFSYMGKDLPKNYNEAKAITFCLLLIVLTWIVFGTIWVLYKGKFIQGLLALAVLSNLYAVPLWYFLPKCYIILFQPHKNTPQYFQGLIQNYTKTISQ; encoded by the exons ATGTCAACCAAAAGAATGTGTTTTCTTTCCTCTCTGTATCTGATTGGATATTTTTTACCAGCATGGACATTGAGTCCATGCAATTCTCAGTTCAAACTCAATGGTGATTATTTGATCGGTGGACTTTTTGATATTCACCAAAGTAGCTCTGTTAGCCAAGAGAGACCAGAAGCCATTCACTGCTCTAG tcaAACCTTCAGTCTTTCAAGTTATCGGAGGTTTCAGCTGATGAGATTCTCGGTGGAACAGATCAATAACTCCACAGAACTCTTGCCCAATGTGGCTTTGGGCTACAAGATATTTGACCATTGTTCAGTTTCACAGAATTTCCCAGGTGTTTTTGATCTTATTTCAGCCAATGGATTGATCAAACCTTGGAGTGAAGAAAAGCTAAATTTGTCTGCGGACTCCAAAGTTATAGGTGTGGTTGGCCCATACACAAGTACAGACGTCTTGACTGTAGCGCCACTCTTCTTGATGGATCTCATTCCACTG GTCAGCTATGGAGCCGCCAGCTCGGCCTTTTCTGAAAAAGCCAAATATTCCTCTTTCCTGCGGACTGTACATTCCAATAAAGCCATCATCAAAGTAATTGTTGCTATCATGGAACACTTCAAATGGCAATGGGTGGCCTTCCTGAACAGCAATGATGCTTATGGCAATGATGGCCTGGAACTCTTCAGAAGGATGATTAAGGAAACTGACATTTgtctggcccttgccttgcagGTCAATCACATGTCAAATTATTCAGAAATGTTCcagaaaatacaagtacacaaaataaaaactattgttgtttttgctccCAAAATGCTGGCCGAGGCTCTTATTGAGTCAGCGGTGCGGTTGGGTGTCCAAGACAAGGTGTGGCTGGCTGTGGACACTTGGTCCTTAAATGAGAAGCTCCCAAAGATGAAAGACATTGAAAAGATTGGAACCGTACTGGGAGTGTCTCAGACAGTGTTGAAAATTCCCGGTTTTAGCGAATTTCTTCTCGCTTCCCAGAGCAAAAGCCATTGTGACAAAGTGGAGGAACTTCAATTTTGCAATCAGATTTGTAACTGCTCCAATCTTACAGTGCGGGATATCATCTCATTAGACCCATCATATTCTTTTTCAGTTTATTCGGCTGTATATGCTATTGCTCATGCTTTGCACAACGTTTTGAAATGTGAGAAACATACCTGTCAAAGGAATAATTCAGTCCTTCCGTACAAG GTTCTGGTGGAGCTAAAAAAGTCCAACTTTACTCTGTTGAACCAACACATTCACTTTGATGCTTATGGAGATCCCAAATTTGGATCTTATTCCATTGTTTCGTGGAAAAGGAATGGTCAAATAGAGGAGATCGGCTTGTACCAATTTCAGTCCTCGTTTAACTTTTTCATTGACGAGACCAAAATTCAGTGGCATGGAAACACTAAG GTGCCTACTTCACGATGCTCTGATGTATGCCCTGTTGGATTTGCAAAGAAGCAAGATGGAATTCACAAGTGCTGTTTCACCTGTGAAGAATGTCCTGCGGGAACCTACATCAACATCACAG AGAATGCATATACCTGTGTGGACTGTAAGGACACGGAGTGGTCTTCAGAAGCCAGTACATCATGCACCCTTCGAGATGTTGAGTACCTCTCATCTAAAGACCCTGGCTCTATATTCATCATTGCAGCCACCCTGCTCTTGTTGGCCCTGGTAGTCACCATCAGTGTCATCTTTGCCCTCAACTTCAACACGCCAGTTGTCAAGTCCGCTGGTGGCTACATGTGCTTCCTCATTTTGGCCTGCCACAGTCTGGGCAGCCTGAGCATTATCTTCTTTTTTGGCAAACCCTCCATTTCTGCATGTATCTTGCGTTTCTTTCCATATTCTTTGCTTTACTCCGTATGTCTTGCATGCTTTTTAGTGCGTGCGTTCCagattatttgcatttttaaaatggccACTAAATTCCCCAAACTACACAGATGGTGGGTGAAATATCATGGGCAGTGGTTTGTTGTCGTGGGGGCTTTTACGATACAAAGTGCCCTGAATTTGATCGCTATTTCAGTTGCCACACCAATTCCGTACAATGATACCTTTTGGGCTCGAGACAAAATCATATTGAGCTGTTATTTAAGTGCAGAGGCAACCTCGGGTCCAATTCTGTTCTACATGTTTTTGTCCatcctttgttttattttctcataCATGGGGAAGGACCTCCCTAAAAACTACAATGAAGCCAAAGCAATTACATTCTGCTTGCTCCTGATCGTCCTCACCTGGATTGTCTTTGGCACTATTTGGGTGTTGTACAAGGGCAAGTTTATTCAAGGTCTGCTTGCTTTGGCGGTGCTTTCCAACCTTTATGCTGTCCCCTTGTGGTATTTCCTTCCAAAATGTTACATTATCTTATTTCAACCTCATAAAAATACACCTCAGTACTTCCAAGGTTTAATCCAGAATTACACCAAAACAATTAGTCAGTAA